One Betta splendens chromosome 16, fBetSpl5.4, whole genome shotgun sequence genomic window carries:
- the LOC114843461 gene encoding IgGFc-binding protein yields MGPLLLLWAVGALFFCPSSAGWAGREFAMSFMQNYAANYDSPRFQLSIAAVQASAKVTVQVPPLKFRQDLTVNAGQAVTVSLPTTVEIYGSQRSPNTVRIEASADVTVTSLSNKLYTTDTSPVYPTTDWGTEYFIFTPAGSPLGSFKEFAVANGKDTNKIEITPKGPILFQGRIYGPDSQMVIDLQPYESVQLQSIADLSGSRVASQRPVAVFTGHSCTWQFSKCNHVYEQLLPVSSWGTTFIVPPIRLQKQYDSVYIQASQSTTVNVQNGNSKSVLTFSRGQSVELRLRYPDILSIKSNQGIQVLFLFNGVTQGLVQSYDPFLMTILPTDRFCSSYSLEALDGFDNQALLVAQTSTIATLRADGANLPGNVQWAQVPGSDFSWAAMPYRHAPGRNRLTVSSSGSPFAVYSIGFSQMNGYGAPAQCIKPGSGSLSCSDITCSANEVCEMKDGYPSCVPKPVSQPGTCWAMGDPHYHTFDGRNYNFMGTCTYVFAKNCEKDNSLPAFEVLTQNENRGSLKVSYVALVIVKVYGVTITIVRSEIGQVRIDNTLWRLPIALNSNKLLVFQSGRSAVIDTDIGLTVRYDWEHSLVVTLSGTYAGKTCGLCGNFNGNPSDDFTTPSGTQADGAVAFGSSWKVPGLVKDELCRDDCVGECEHCVDSKIWEGNTFCGLITLINGPFSKCHATISPQVYLENCKYDLCMGGGLRQFLCRALEAYTDACQLAGIQVQEWRGLAQCPSKCPANSHYELCGSACPATCADPTAPTKCKFPCVETCTCNPGFVLSGGQCVYATQCGCRYEGGYIPPGESFWADQNCQKWCTCIGLTGSLVCKDKTCGNGQKCQVVAGIRKCQAVSYSTCQATGDPHYLTFDNTRFDYQGTCVYQLVALCSKNPDLVPFEVLVQNDFRGSKVVSFTKLVEIRVYSLSIVITKTYQGLILVNDELVNLPVTLADGKVSVYKSGLYAVVTTDFDLKVMFNWESAVFVTLPSNYMGAVCGLCGNYNSKAQDDLIPKNGDKPVSATDFGNSWKVAEIPGCVGGCKGVCPDCDINQKVQYEKNDFCGVLRDPKGPFRDCHAKVDPTGYFENCVYDVCLYNGRKDILCQAIAAYTSACQSVGAKVYNWRSSQFCAIQCPANSHYDVCASGCPATCGTLASLPVCIALCKEGCSCDEGFILSGAQCVPFSQCGCFFRERYYQIGQVFYPNGQCEEECNCTQNGQVVCKKFSCGPNEQCKVENGIQKCHPVGKGVCSAAGDPHYRSFDGRAFDFQGTCTYTLSKGCGLEGTHLIPFSVEVENVAWTPNKMVSVTKLVAVNVYGFNLILKNGVFGVLVEGVFNYLPLSLNNGAVLVYQEGRQYVISADFGLVVTYDLLYHVTVTVPGNYREKVCGLCGNFNGNQNDDFQMPNHQLASNVNMFGTSWKVAIPNVACENGCEGAKCPTCDQARRDVFSNLDYCGIITAPRGPFSACHSKVAPQPYFEDCVFDVCVSNGDGKVLCDSVASYAYHCHLAGVDIIWRTPSFCPMKCPANSHYEVCSNVCSTACPGLAQIIRCPRCSEGCECDTGFLFDGQKCVKETDCGCYSNGRTYKPGDVVYGDDCSTKCTCNSATGLQCEKYTCPQNTKCMVRKGIRACYNTDPCKDANCRVKETCRVENGDAVCIPQYTGVCWAWGDPHYHTFDGYNFDFQGTCKYIISKTCGDLGGLEPFTITERNDNRGSAVVSYVREVEVSVYGYSITVIKNQIGKVMVDGEQLNLPVTLGDGLVSVVQSGGTALVQTKFGLIVQYDWNWSLTIKLPSSYYGSVCGLCGNFNGNVGDELQNPAGKPVSSVIDWCKSWQTPDQDKNYPCWDTCEKNCPTCDGNLAKLYETQASCGAIAAKANGVFQQCHGKVDPQVFMNSCVYDVCLNNGDKKLLCQALATYSKRCREEGVIIRNWRQTFNCPMNCQPHSHYEDCASPCQPSCPFPDQKPICIDVCVEACVCDPGYVLSAGVCVPAKTCGCSYQGRYYKPGETFWADDACRRLCECDSSLGMVTCRKASCAANERCAVENGVRACQPISYATCTGSGDPHYRTFDGRRYDFQGTCVYQLVALCNQTSGLVPFKVTVQNDNRGSAAVSHTKTVTLSIYNVNLTISRDYPRRVLLNGQLASLPLEYNNEVAVFVSGWTAVVETAAGIKVTFDWQSTVTVTLPNTYQGSVCGLCGNYNGNAQDDLLMPNGQSAADGTQLGQSWQSAAVPGCSAACQGAWCQACSDSQKKVYEAQAYCGIIVDKAGPFRGCHGRVDPAPYMEDCVYDACHYHGHQAAVCDAVGLYVSACQSLGVTILPWRTDKFCPMACPENSHYTLCAAACPATCASLAPRDSCHRGCAEACECNEGYLLSGRACVPVKDCGCSYNGRYYEKGEVFYPEAECVAQCVCGENGVVSCEKARCRPGEICKVQNGVKGCYPEGQGKCVASGDPHYISFDGQRFDFQGTCVYVLAKVCNDDNGQLVPFTVTQGNEKYGNGKVSVTESVGVQVYGHVIYIQQGKPWKALVDGELLNLPLSLEDGDLTVTQQGRNIVVQTAFGLTVLYDTVYYVEVIVPSTYQDKMCGLCGNYNKKPGDDFMLPGGKQASNADEFGKAWVWDLPGYVCGGCGAQCPVCEQAKAALYAKPEWCGVISAPDGPFRACHGVVDPAAYVAHCVYDVCATDGGRDALCSGVQAYALACQSAGAPVGPWRSGSFCPASCPPNSHYELCANTCTGTCASFTLPTPCSGRCFEGCSCDAGFVFDGFQCVSLDRCGCVYNGQYLSVGQTAVDKNCTSRCVCQASGLIKCDSLSCGRGESCNVRDGVRGCHVQQGQCSVSPAGLFTSFDGMAGAVGAALGAFEAAALCDVASELWFRVVLDVRVCAKGTPPAVAAVYVFFKEAVVSVNSQQETRVNGRKVSLPSTVTAELSVRVADRAVIIEKASAVRVTYSISQEVNVIIGSSLSGKVCGACGNYNNNPKDDMTTADGKIAADVSVVIGSWSAGDFSRCGL; encoded by the exons ATGGGTCCTCTGTTACTGCTTTGGGCTGTGGGGGCCTTATTCTTCT gTCCGTCTAGTGCTGGATGGGCAGGGAGGGAGTTTGCCATGTCATTCATGCAGAATTATGCCGCGAACTACGACAGTCCTCGCTTTCAGCTCTCCATTGCTGCCGTTCAGGCCAGCGCCAAAGTAACAGTGCAGGTTCCTCCTCTAAAGTTTAGACAAGACCTAACTGTAAATGCTGGACAAGCCGTGACGGTTTCTCTACCCACTACTGTTGAAATCTATGGCAGCCAGAGGTCTCCCAACACAGTGCGCATCGAAGCCTCAGCAGATGTGACTGTGACCTCCCTCAGCAACAAGCTGTACACTACCGATACCTCTCCGGTGTATCCGACCACTGACTGGGGTACAGAGTATTTCATCTTTACACCTGCTGGATCACCACTTGGCTCCTTCAAAGAGTTTGCAGTGGCAAATGGAAAAGACACCAACAAAATAGAAATCACCCCCAAAGGTCCAATCCTGTTTCAAGGTCGCATCTATGGGCCTGACAGTCAGATGGTAATAGATCTCCAGCCTTATGAAAGTGTCCAGCTCCAGAGCATAGCTGACCTCTCGGGCTCCAGAGTGGCCTCCCAGCGTCCTGTTGCTGTGTTCACAGGTCACAGTTGCACCTGGCAATTCTCAAAATGTAACCATGTTTATGAGCAGCTACTGCCAGTGAGCAGCTGGGGAACCACCTTCATCGTGCCTCCCATCAGATTGCAGAAGCAATATGACAGTGTTTACATCCAGGCCTCCCAGTCCACCACAGTCAATGTCCAGAATGGCAACAGTAAAAGTGTTCTGACTTTTTCCAGAGGTCAGTCAGTGGAGCTCCGCTTGCGTTATCCTGATATACTGTCCATCAAATCCAATCAGGGCATCCAGGTCCTCTTCTTGTTTAACGGCGTCACACAAGGATTAGTCCAGTCGTACGACCCTTTCCTGATGACCATCCTGCCCACAGACCGCTTCTGCTCATCTTACTCCCTAGAGGCTCTAGATGGCTTTGATAACCAAGCCCTCCTTGTGGCACAGACCAGTACCATAGCAACACTGCGCGCTGATGGGGCAAACCTGCCCGGTAATGTTCAGTGGGCACAGGTCCCAGGATCTGATTTCTCCTGGGCGGCAATGCCGTACCGTCACGCACCTGGCCGCAACAGGCTGACCGTGTCCAGCTCTGGTTCTCCCTTTGCTGTTTACAGCATTGGATTCAGTCAGATGAATGGCTACGGGGCTCCAGCACAATGTATAAAGCCAG GAAGTGGATCTTTGTCGTGCAGCGATATCACCTGCAGTGCCAATGAGGTGTGTGAGATGAAGGATGGGTACCCCTCCTGTGTCCCCAAGCCAGTTAGCCAGCCGGGCACCTGCTGGGCCATGGGAGATCCCCACTACCACACGTTTGATGGACGAAACTACAACTTCATGGGTACATGCACATATGTGTTTGCTAAAAACTGTGAAAAGGACAACAGTCTTCCAGCCTTTGAGGTCCTGACCCAGAATGAGAACAGAGGAAGCCTCAAAGTGTCTTACGTAGCCCTCGTCATAGTGAAGGTGTACGGTGTCACCATCACCATAGTCCGTTCTGAGATAGGTCAAGTCAGG ATTGACAACACTTTGTGGAGGTTGCCTATAGCCTTAAACAGCAACAAACTGCTCGTGTTTCAAAGCGGTCGCTCTGCTGTTATCGATACTGACATCGGTCTGACTGTTCGTTATGACTGGGAACACTCCCTTGTGGTCACTCTGTCCGGCACTTACGCAGGCAAGACTTGTGGCCTCTGCGGCAACTTCAACGGAAACCCCAGTGATGATTTCACCACACCCTCTGGCACCCAGGCTGATGGGGCTGTGGCCTTTGGGAGCAGCTGGAAAGTGCCGGGGCTGGTGAAAGATGAACTGTGTAGAGATGACTGTGTGGGTGAATGTGAACATTGTGTAGACAGCAAAATTTGGGAAGGTAACACTTTTTGTGGGCTCATCACTCTAATAAACGGGCCGTTCAGCAAGTGTCACGCTACCATCAGCCCACAAGTCTACCTGGAAAACTGTAAATATGACTTATGCATGGGGGGAGGCCTTCGACAATTCCTTTGCAGGGCACTAGAGGCATACACTGATGCGTGTCAGCTTGCTGGGATCCAGGTCCAAGAATGGAGGGGTCTTGCACAGTGTC CTTCTAAATGTCCAGCCAACAGCCACTATGAGCTCTGTGGCAGCGCCTGCCCCGCCACTTGCGCTGATCCTACCGCTCCCACCAAATGCAAATTCCCCTGTGTGGAAACCTGCACCTGTAACCCAGGCTTTGTTTTGAGCGGGGGCCAGTGTGTGTACGCCACTCAGTGTGGGTGTAGGTATGAGGGTGGGTACATTCCCCCCGGGGAGTCATTCTGGGCTGACCAGAACTGCCAGAAATGGTGCACGTGCATTGGTTTGACTGGAAGCCTAGTGTGTAAGGATAAAACCTGTGGGAATGGGCAGAAGTGTCAGGTGGTGGCAGGCATACGGAAGTGCCAAGCGGTGTCCTACAGCACCTGCCAGGCTACAGGGGACCCCCATTACTTGACATTTGACAACACAAGGTTTGACTATCAGGGCACCTGTGTGTACCAACTAGTGGCCCTCTGCTCCAAGAACCCAGACCTTGTGCCCTTTGAAGTCCTTGTGCAGAACGATTTCCGGGGCAGCAAGGTGGTTTCCTTCACCAAGTTAGTAGAGATCAGGGTCTATTCCCTCAGCATTGTCATTACCAAGACATACCAAGGCCTGATCCTG gtgaATGATGAGCTGGTCAACCTCCCAGTCACCCTTGCTGACGGCAAGGTGTCTGTGTATAAGAGTGGCTTGTATGCTGTCGTCACCACAGACTTCGACCTCAAAGTCATGTTCAACTGGGAGAGTGCTGTGTTCGTAACTCTGCCAAGCAACTACATGGGAGCTGTGTGCGGCCTGTGCGGCAACTACAACAGCAAAGCTCAGGATGACCTGATTCCGAAGAACGGGGACAAGCCCGTCTCAGCGACCGACTTTGGGAACAGCTGGAAAGTGGCTGAGATCCCAGGATGTGTCGGAGGCTGCAAGGGGGTGTGTCCTGACTGTGACATCAACCAGAAGGTTCAGTATGAAAAGAACGATTTCTGTGGCGTTCTGAGGGACCCCAAAGGGCCCTTCCGTGACTGCCATGCTAAGGTGGACCCAACCGGCTACTTCGAAAACTGCGTGTATGACGTTTGCCTGTACAATGGCAGGAAGGACATACTGTGTCAGGCTATTGCAGCATACACCTCTGCCTGCCAGTCTGTGGGGGCCAAGGTGTACAACTGGAGAAGCAGTCAGTTCTGTG CGATACAATGTCCAGCCAACAGCCACTATGACGTTTGTGCCTCCGGCTGTCCTGCCACTTGTGGGACTCTAGCTTCGCTTCCAGTCTGTATAGCACTGTGTAAGGAGGGTTGCTCCTGTGATGAGGGCTTCATCCTCAGCGGAGCCCAGTGTGTCCCCTTTTCTCAGTGCGGCTGCTTCTTTCGCGAACGCTACTACCAAATCGGCCAAGTGTTTTACCCCAACGGGCAGTGTGAGGAGGAGTGCAACTGCACGCAAAACGGACAA gtTGTGTGCAAGAAGTTTTCTTGTGGCCCCAATGAGCAGTGCAAAGTTGAGAACGGCATCCAGAAGTGTCACCCCGTGGGTAAGGGCGTGTGCTCGGCCGCCGGCGACCCCCATTACCGCTCCTTCGATGGGCGAGCGTTCGACTTCCAGGGCACCTGCACCTACACGCTCTCCAAGGGCTGTGGACTGGAGGGCACCCACCTGATCCCCTTttctgtggaggtggagaacgTGGCGTGGACACCCAACAAAATGGTGTCCGTCACAAAACTAGTTGCTGTGAATGTCTACGGCTTCAACCTCATCTTGAAGAACGGCGTGTTTGGAGTCCTG GTTGAAGGAGTGTTTAACTATCTCCCACTCAGTCTTAATAACGGAGCAGTGCTGGTCTATCAGGAAGGCAGGCAGTATGTGATTTCAGCAGATTTTGGGCTGGTCGTGACCTATGACCTGCTTTACCATGTGACAGTCACAGTACCTGGTAATTACCGTGAAAAGGTCTGTGGCCTGTGTGGCAACTTCAACGGCAACCAGAATGATGACTTTCAGATGCCAAACCACCAGCTCGCCAGCAACGTCAACATGTTCGGGACTTCCTGGAAGGTCGCCATTCCTAACGTGGCCTGCGAAAACGGCTGCGAAGGGGCGAAGTGTCCCACGTGTGACCAGGCTCGCAGGGATGTGTTTTCAAATCTTGATTATTGTGGTATCATCACGGCTCCACGGGGTCCCTTTTCAGCGTGCCACAGTAAAGTGGCCCCGCAGCCGTACTTTGAGGACTGCGTGTTCGATGTTTGTGTCTCCAACGGCGATGGGAAGGTGCTGTGTGACAGCGTAGCGTCCTACGCCTATCACTGTCACCTGGCAGGCGTCGACATCATCTGGAGGACGCCCTCGTTTTGCC CTATGAAATGCCCAGCCAACAGTCACTATGAGGTGTGTTCCAATGTCTGCTCCACTGCCTGCCCGGGCCTCGCACAGATAATCCGGTGCCCCAGATGCTCAGAGGGCTGTGAATGCGACACAGGCTTTTTGTTCGATGGACAGAAATGCGTTAAGGAGACGGACTGTGGCTGCTATAGCAACGGAAGAACCTATAAG cctGGTGATGTTGTGTATGGCGACGACTGTAGCACAAAGTGCACCTGTAACTCAGCTACAGGCCTCCAGTGTGAAAAGTACACCTGTCCTCAAAACACCAAATGCATGGTTAGGAAAGGAATCAGGGCGTGTTACAACACAG ACCCTTGCAAAGATGCCAACTGTCGCGTCAAGGAGACGTGCCGCGTTGAGAACGGCGACGCTGTCTGCATCCCCCAGTACACGGGCGTCTGCTGGGCCTGGGGCGACCCCCACTACCACACCTTCGACGGGTACAACTTCGACTTCCAGGGGACCTGCAAGTACATCATCTCCAAGACCTGCGGGGACCTGGGTGGTCTGGAGCCATTCACAATCACTGAGAGAAATGATAACCGGGGATCCGCAGTAGTTTCCTACGTCAGGGAGGTGGAGGTTTCTGTATATGGCTACTCCATCACAGTCATCAAGAACCAGATTGGTAAAGTCATG GTGGATGGAGAGCAACTGAATCTTCCTGTAACACTAGGTGATGGTTTAGTGTCAGTGGTTCAAAGTGGCGGCACTGCATTGGTGCAGACAAAGTTTGGCCTGATTGTCCAGTACGACTGGAACTGGTCGCTAACCATTAAGCTGCCCAGCAGCTACTACGGCAGCGTGTGTGGTCTCTGCGGTAATTTCAACGGGAACGTCGGTGATGAGCTCCAAAATCCCGCGGGGAAACCTGTCTCCAGTGTGATAGACTGGTGCAAGAGCTGGCAAACGCCGGACCAGGACAAGAACTATCCCTGCTGGGACACGTGTGAGAAGAACTGCCCCACCTGCGACGGAAACCTGGCCAAGCTCTACGAGACTCAGGCCTCCTGCGGCGCCATTGCGGCTAAAGCCAACGGCGTGTTCCAGCAGTGCCACGGAAAAGTGGACCCCCAGGTCTTCATGAACAGCTGCGTGTATGACGTGTGCTTGAATAACGGCGACAAGAAGTTGCTGTGCCAGGCGCTGGCCACCTACAGCAAGCGGTGTCGCGAGGAAGGAGTAATAATCCGCAACTGGAGGCAGACCTTTAACTGTC CGATGAACTGTCAGCCTCACAGCCACTATGAAGACTGCGCCAGCCCATGCCAGCCGTCCTGCCCGTTCCCCGATCAAAAGCCCATCTGCATCGATGTTTGTGTTGAGGCCTGCGTGTGTGATCCAGGCTACGTCCTCAGTGCCGGCGTCTGTGTGCCCGCTAAGACCTGTGGCTGCTCCTACCAGGGCCGCTACTACAAACCCGGAGAGACGTTCTGGGCCGACGACGCCTGCCGCCGCCTGTGCGAGTGCGACTCCTCCCTGGGCATGGTGACGTGCCGCAAGGCCTCCTGCGCCGCCAACGAGCGCTGCGCCGTGGAGAACGGCGTGCGCGCGTGCCAGCCCATCAGCTACGCCACGTGCACGGGCTCGGGCGACCCACACTATCGCACCTTTGACGGCCGAAGGTATGACTTCCAGGGCACGTGTGTGTACCAGCTGGTGGCACTGTGCAACCAAACGTCTGGGCTGGTGCCGTTTAAGGTCACTGTGCAGAATGACAACCGGGGAAGCGCAGCTGTGTCACACACAAAGACTGTCACCTTGTCCATATACAATGTCAACCTGACCATCAGCAGAGATTACCCCCGAAGAGTCCTG CTTAATGGGCAGCTCGCCTCATTGCCGCTGGAATACAATAACGAGGTGGCGGTGTTTGTTAGTGGCTGGACGGCTGTGGTGGAGACCGCTGCTGGCATCAAGGTAACCTTTGACTGGCAGAGCACGGTGACCGTCACCCTGCCCAACACCTACCAGGGCTCCGTGTGCGGCTTGTGTGGCAACTACAACGGGAACGCTCAGGACGACCTGCTGATGCCAAACGGCCAGAGCGCCGCTGACGGAACCCAGTTGGGGCAGAGCTGGCAAAGCGCCGCGGTGCCGGGCTGCTCGGCCGCCTGCCAGGGGGCGTGGTGCCAGGCCTGCTCAGACTCCCAGAAGAAGGTCTACGAAGCCCAGGCGTACTGCGGCATCATCGTCGACAAGGCGGGGCCCTTCAGGGGCTGCCACGGCCGCGTGGACCCAGCGCCGTACATGGAGGACTGCGTGTACGACGCCTGTCACTACCACGGTCACCAGGCGGCAGTCTGTGACGCAGTGGGCCTGTACGTCTCTGCCTGTCAGAGTCTGGGAGTCACCATTCTGCCTTGGAGAACAGATAAATTTTGTC CGATGGCGTGCCCAGAGAACAGCCATTACACGCTGTGTGCCGCCGCCTGCCCCGCCACCTGCGCCAGCCTGGCCCCCCGGGACAGTTGCCACAGGGGTTGCGCAGAGGCCTGTGAGTGCAATGAGGGCTACCTGCTGAGCGGCCGTGCCTGCGTGCCCGTGAAGGACTGCGGCTGCTCGTACAACGGCCGCTACTACGAGAAAGGGGAGGTCTTCTACCCCGAAGCCGAGTGCGTGGCTCAGTGCGTCTGTGGCGAGAACGGCGTCGTATCGTGTGAAAAGGCCAGGTGCCGGCCGGGGGAGATCTGTAAGGTTCAGAACGGAGTGAAGGGCTGCTACCCCGAGGGCCAGGGCAAGTGCGTGGCCTCTGGTGACCCCCACTACATCTCCTTTGATGGACAGAGGTTCGACTTCCAGGGCACCTGCGTCTACGTGTTGGCTAAGGTCTGCAACGATGACAATGGCCAGCTGGTGCCGTTCACTGTGACCCAGGGGAATGAGAAGTATGGAAACGGGAAAGTGTCCGTGACGGAGTCGGTTGGCGTGCAGGTCTACGGTCATGTCATTTACATCCAGCAGGGCAAGCCCTGGAAAGCCCTT GTGGACGGTGAGCTTCTGAACCTCCCACTCTCGCTGGAGGACGGGGACCTCACAGTTACCCAGCAGGGCCGCAACATAGTAGTCCAGACCGCCTTCGGCCTGACGGTCCTCTACGACACCGTCTACTACGTGGAGGTGATCGTGCCGTCCACCTACCAGGACAAGATGTGTGGCCTCTGCGGCAACTACAACAAGAAGCCCGGCGACGACTTCATGCTCCCTGGCGGCAAACAGGCGAGCAACGCGGATGAGTTCGGGAAGGCGTGGGTGTGGGACCTTCCGGGGTACGTGTGCGGGGGGTGCGGAGCCCAGTGCCCGGTGTGCGAGCAGGCCAAGGCCGCCCTGTACGCGAAACCCGAGTGGTGCGGCGTCATCAGCGCCCCCGACGGGCCCTTCAGGGCCTGCCACGGCGTCGTGGACCCGGCCGCGTACGTGGCCCACTGCGTGTACGACGTGTGCGCCACGGACGGCGGCCGCGACGCGCTGTGCAGCGGCGTGCAGGCGTACGCGCTGGCCTGCCAGAGCGCCGGGGCTCCCGTCGGCCCGTGGAGGAGCGGCTCCTTCTGCC ctgcgTCCTGTCCTCCCAACAGCCACTACGAGCTGTGCGCCAACACCTGCACTGGGACCTGTGCCAGCTTCACGCTGCCGACGCCCTGCTCGGGAAGATGCTTCgaaggctgcagctgtgatgcCGGCTTTGTGTTTGACGGCTTCCAGTGCGTTTCCCTGGAcagatgtgggtgtgtgtacaaCGGTCAATACCTGTCG GTGGGACAGACAGCTGTAGATAAGAACTGCACGTCCAGGTGTGTGTGCCAGGCCTCTGGTCTGATCAagtgtgacagcctgtcctgtGGCCGTGGGGAGTCGTGCAACGTCCGAGACGGGGTCCGCGGCTGCCACGTCCAACAGGGGCAGTGCAGCGTCAGCCCGGCCGGCCTGTTCACCTCCTTCGACGGCATGGCCGGAGCGGTGGGAGCAGCGCTGGGGGCGTTCGAGGCGGCGGCGCTGTGCGACGTCGCGTCCGAGCTGTGGTTCCGCGTGGTGCTGGACGTCAGGGTCTGCGCTAAAGGGACGCCCCCCGCCGTCGCCGCCGTCTACGTGTTCTTCAAGGAGGCCGTCGTCTCAGTGAACAGCCAGCAAGAGACCCGG GTAAACGGCAGGAAGGTGTCGCTTCCCAGCACAGTCACAGCGGAGCTGTCTGTCAGAGTCGCAGACAGGGCTGTGATCATCGAGAAGGCATCTGCCGTGCGGGTCACATACTCAATTTCACAGGAGGTCAACGTTATTATTGGCAGCAGCCTGTCCGGTAAAGTGTGCGGCGCCTGTGGCAACTACAATAACAACCCCAAAGATGATATGACGACTGCAGATGGGAAAATCGCCGCCGATGTGTCTGTGGTGATCGGCTCCTGGAGCGCCGGAGACTTCTCCAGATG TGGTCTGTAG